One segment of Niabella beijingensis DNA contains the following:
- a CDS encoding Gfo/Idh/MocA family protein yields MNHKTTRRDFVKSSSLIAGGLLASPVLGNVNFFSGAEGVIKIALIGCGGRGTGAVTQALSTKQNVKLVAMADAFKDRIDSCYKTITSKDDSGIAAEKISVPEANKFTGFDAYKKAIALADVVILTTPPGFRPIHFEEAVKQGKHIFTEKPMATDPAGIKKVLDAAEIAKQKKLNVVVGLQRRYQDSYRALFERKDLIGEIISGQVWWNNAGVWVKQREPQQTEMEYQMRNWYYFNWLCGDHINEQHIHNIDVMNWFKDAYPVKAQGMGGRQVRTGKQYGEIFDHHYVEFHYADGSILNSQCRHIPGTMSKVDELLVGTKGAIFCDQAVIKDRSGKVLYAFDKKNERNPYQTEHDELFEAIAKGEYKFANAEYGAKSTLTAIIGRMATYSGQVIEWDKALNSGIDIMPKEYSFNATPPVVPDADGFYPIATPGKTKYF; encoded by the coding sequence ATGAATCACAAAACAACAAGAAGAGATTTTGTAAAAAGCAGCTCCCTGATCGCAGGCGGTTTACTTGCATCCCCTGTACTGGGAAATGTGAACTTTTTTTCCGGCGCTGAAGGAGTGATCAAAATAGCCCTGATCGGCTGCGGCGGCAGGGGCACCGGGGCGGTAACACAGGCCCTATCCACCAAACAGAATGTAAAGCTGGTGGCCATGGCCGATGCCTTTAAAGACCGTATCGACAGCTGTTATAAAACCATTACTTCCAAGGACGACAGCGGGATCGCCGCAGAAAAGATCAGCGTTCCCGAGGCCAATAAATTCACCGGCTTCGATGCTTATAAAAAGGCCATCGCCCTGGCAGATGTGGTGATCCTTACCACACCTCCCGGCTTCCGCCCCATTCATTTTGAAGAAGCGGTAAAACAGGGTAAACACATTTTTACAGAAAAGCCGATGGCCACGGATCCGGCGGGGATCAAAAAAGTACTGGATGCCGCAGAGATCGCCAAACAGAAAAAACTGAATGTGGTTGTAGGCTTGCAGCGCCGGTACCAGGATTCTTACCGGGCATTATTTGAGCGCAAGGACCTGATCGGAGAGATCATTTCCGGGCAGGTTTGGTGGAACAATGCCGGTGTATGGGTAAAACAACGGGAGCCCCAGCAGACCGAAATGGAGTACCAGATGCGTAACTGGTATTATTTCAACTGGCTTTGCGGAGATCATATCAATGAACAGCACATCCACAATATTGATGTAATGAACTGGTTCAAAGATGCCTACCCCGTAAAAGCACAGGGCATGGGCGGCCGCCAGGTAAGAACCGGAAAACAATACGGGGAGATCTTTGATCACCACTATGTGGAATTCCATTATGCGGACGGCTCTATCCTGAACAGCCAGTGCCGTCACATACCCGGTACCATGAGTAAGGTAGATGAACTGCTGGTAGGCACCAAGGGCGCTATTTTCTGCGACCAGGCGGTGATCAAAGACCGCTCCGGAAAGGTATTGTATGCGTTCGATAAAAAGAATGAGCGCAACCCTTATCAAACCGAGCACGATGAGCTGTTTGAGGCCATTGCCAAAGGAGAGTACAAGTTTGCCAATGCGGAGTATGGTGCCAAAAGCACACTGACGGCGATCATCGGGCGTATGGCAACATATAGCGGACAGGTGATCGAATGGGATAAAGCGCTTAACTCCGGTATCGATATCATGCCCAAAGAGTACAGCTTTAATGCCACCCCTCCCGTGGTTCCGGACGCCGATGGGTTCTATCCCATTGCCACACCGGGAAAAACAAAATATTTTTAG
- a CDS encoding superoxide dismutase: MAFTLPALPYAPDALEPHIDKQTMEIHHGKHHQAYVDNLNKAIDGTENADKSLEDLVKNAGTISPAVRNNGGGHWNHSFFWEILGPGGEGAPSGKLADAINEAFGSLDALKEKINTAGATRFGSGWAWLIVKDGKLEVTSTPNQDNPLMDVAEVKGTPILGVDVWEHAYYLKYQNKRPDYLKAFWNVVNWKKVEEHYNNAL; encoded by the coding sequence ATGGCATTTACACTACCAGCCCTTCCTTATGCACCTGATGCACTGGAACCGCACATTGACAAGCAGACGATGGAGATCCACCACGGAAAGCACCATCAGGCTTATGTGGATAATTTAAACAAAGCCATAGACGGCACTGAGAACGCAGATAAATCGCTGGAAGACCTGGTAAAGAACGCAGGTACTATTTCCCCGGCAGTTCGTAACAACGGAGGCGGTCACTGGAATCATTCCTTTTTCTGGGAAATCCTGGGACCCGGTGGTGAAGGCGCTCCTTCCGGAAAACTGGCAGACGCGATCAATGAAGCCTTCGGATCTCTGGATGCACTGAAGGAAAAAATAAATACAGCTGGCGCAACGCGCTTCGGAAGCGGCTGGGCCTGGCTGATTGTGAAGGACGGCAAACTGGAAGTGACTTCTACTCCTAACCAGGACAATCCCCTGATGGATGTTGCCGAAGTGAAAGGAACTCCTATACTGGGAGTGGATGTTTGGGAACACGCGTACTATCTGAAATATCAGAACAAGCGCCCCGATTATTTAAAGGCGTTCTGGAATGTGGTGAACTGGAAAAAAGTAGAAGAACACTATAATAACGCCCTGTAA